A single region of the Plantactinospora soyae genome encodes:
- the glgB gene encoding 1,4-alpha-glucan branching protein GlgB → MDELINGTAHDPHAVLGAHPDGDRTVVRTLRRGAGTVELVVGEQRLPMRRVHDEGIFEASVPGTVLDYRVAVDGELRDDPYRYPPSVGELDLHLISEGRHERLWTALGARPRDGGGVSFAVWAPGARGVRVVGDFTGWGAHEGWPMRSLGGSGVWEVVVPEAAPGHRYKYRILSQDGQWRDKADPMAGRTEVPPSTASVVHGSRYEWSDGDWLSRRAGRQPHQEPMSVYEVHLGSWRPGLSYRDLAEQLTAYVLDLGFTHVEFLPVMEHPFGGSWGYQVTGYYAPTARFGDPDDFRYLVDRLHAAGIGVILDWVPAHFPKDDWALARFDGTPLYEHPDPRRGEHPDWGTYVFDYGRPEVRNFLVANALYWFAEYHVDGLRVDAVASMLYLDYSREAGQWLPNQHGGRENLEAIALLQEVNATVYREHPGVLMIAEESTAWPGVTRSTDGGGLGFGFKWNMGWMHDTLTYVGKDPVYRQHHHDDLTFSLVYAWSENYVLPISHDEVVHGKGSLLGKMPGDQWRKLAGVRTLLAYMWAHPGKQLLFMGCELGDEREWSESRGLDWGLLDDPGRAGIQRLLRDLNRAYRDSPALWSQDTDPAGFRWIVSDDSANNTLAFIRIAADSSPLVCVANFAALPHEGYRIGLPLAGTWVETLNTDADCYGGSGVGNLGSVYAEDQPWHGLPASAALRVPPLGVLWLRPA, encoded by the coding sequence ATGGACGAGCTGATCAACGGTACGGCGCACGACCCGCACGCCGTACTCGGCGCGCATCCCGACGGTGACCGGACGGTCGTACGTACCCTGCGCCGGGGCGCCGGCACGGTCGAGCTGGTCGTCGGCGAGCAGCGCCTGCCGATGCGGCGGGTACACGACGAGGGGATCTTCGAGGCGAGCGTTCCCGGTACGGTGCTGGACTACCGGGTGGCGGTGGACGGCGAACTGCGCGACGACCCGTACCGGTATCCGCCGAGCGTCGGGGAACTCGACCTGCACCTGATCTCCGAGGGCCGGCACGAGCGGCTCTGGACGGCGCTCGGCGCCCGCCCCCGGGACGGTGGCGGGGTGTCGTTCGCGGTCTGGGCGCCGGGTGCCCGGGGCGTCCGGGTGGTCGGGGACTTCACCGGCTGGGGCGCGCACGAGGGCTGGCCGATGCGCTCGCTCGGCGGCAGCGGGGTGTGGGAGGTCGTCGTTCCCGAGGCGGCGCCCGGGCACCGCTACAAGTACCGGATCCTCTCCCAGGACGGGCAGTGGCGGGACAAGGCCGACCCGATGGCCGGGCGTACCGAGGTGCCGCCGAGCACCGCCTCGGTGGTGCACGGGTCCCGGTACGAGTGGTCCGACGGCGACTGGCTGTCCCGGCGGGCCGGCCGGCAGCCGCACCAGGAGCCGATGAGCGTCTACGAGGTGCACCTCGGCTCCTGGCGGCCGGGTCTGTCCTATCGGGACCTCGCCGAGCAGCTCACCGCGTACGTGCTGGACCTGGGCTTCACCCACGTGGAGTTCCTGCCGGTGATGGAGCATCCGTTCGGCGGATCCTGGGGTTACCAGGTGACCGGCTACTACGCCCCGACCGCCCGGTTCGGCGACCCGGACGACTTCCGGTACCTGGTGGACCGGCTGCACGCCGCCGGAATCGGAGTGATCCTGGACTGGGTGCCGGCGCACTTCCCCAAGGACGACTGGGCGCTGGCAAGGTTCGACGGCACTCCGCTCTACGAGCATCCCGACCCGCGTCGCGGCGAGCACCCCGACTGGGGCACGTACGTCTTCGACTACGGCCGCCCGGAGGTCCGGAACTTCCTGGTCGCGAACGCGCTCTACTGGTTCGCCGAGTACCACGTCGACGGGCTGCGGGTGGACGCCGTCGCCTCGATGCTCTACCTGGACTACTCCCGGGAAGCCGGCCAGTGGCTGCCGAACCAGCACGGCGGCCGGGAGAACCTGGAGGCGATCGCGCTGCTCCAGGAGGTGAACGCGACCGTCTACCGGGAGCATCCGGGCGTACTGATGATCGCCGAGGAGTCGACGGCCTGGCCCGGGGTGACCCGGTCGACCGACGGCGGCGGGCTCGGGTTCGGCTTCAAGTGGAACATGGGCTGGATGCACGACACCCTCACCTACGTCGGCAAGGACCCGGTCTACCGGCAGCACCACCACGACGACCTGACCTTCTCGCTGGTGTACGCCTGGAGCGAGAACTACGTACTGCCGATCAGCCACGACGAGGTGGTGCACGGCAAGGGGTCGCTGCTCGGCAAGATGCCCGGCGACCAGTGGCGGAAGCTCGCCGGGGTCCGGACACTGCTGGCGTACATGTGGGCGCATCCGGGCAAGCAGCTGCTCTTCATGGGCTGCGAGCTGGGCGACGAGCGGGAGTGGAGCGAGAGCCGCGGGCTGGACTGGGGGCTGCTGGACGATCCGGGCCGGGCCGGGATCCAGCGGCTGCTGCGGGACCTGAACCGGGCCTACCGGGACAGTCCGGCGCTGTGGTCCCAGGACACCGACCCGGCCGGCTTCCGGTGGATCGTCTCGGACGACTCGGCGAACAACACACTGGCGTTCATCCGGATCGCCGCCGACTCCTCGCCGCTGGTCTGCGTGGCGAACTTCGCCGCGCTGCCGCACGAGGGCTACCGGATCGGTCTGCCGCTGGCCGGTACCTGGGTCGAGACGCTGAACACCGACGCGGACTGCTACGGCGGTTCCGGCGTCGGCAACCTCGGATCGGTGTACGCC
- a CDS encoding alpha-1,4-glucan--maltose-1-phosphate maltosyltransferase, with the protein MTGRIPIEDVTPSVAGGRYPAKAVVGELVPVSARAYREGHAAMGCQVVLRGPDGVDRPAVRMRPGPDFDDRWHSAVQPDAVGGWSFTVQAFDDPYLSWRDAVVKKVDAGQGAEDLANDLAEGAELLETAAVDVPAESRNRVREAVVALRDGKRDLPERVWPALGLAELLWEHPVRALLSSAEPLTLWVDRPRALFSAWYEFFPRSEGAVLAGDGQPARSGTFRTALDRLPGVAAMGFDVLYLPPIHPIGRVNRKGRNNTLVAGADDVGSPWAIGAAEGGHDAIHPDLGTAEDFRRFVAAAREVGLEVAMDLALQAAPDHPWVGEHPEWFTTRADGSIAYAENPPKKYQDIYPVNFDDDPAGIRAEVLRVVLHWVGEGVQVFRVDNPHTKPFDFWHWLIGEVKRHDPDVIFLAEAFTRPALMHGLGKIGFTQSYTYFTWRISPAELRDYCRELVDAADYMRPNFWPNTPDILPEHLQHGGPPMFKIRAVLASLLSPSWGIYAGYELFEHVPRPGAEEYLDNEKFELRPRDWAAAQADGRSLAPFIARLNEIRRANPALHWLRNLRFHEIDNPALLCWSKRDPVTGNTVLVVCSVDPAQVQWGNTVLDLPALGFDWHERFTVHDELTGARYDWGQHNAVRLDPYLQPAHVFTVHRHGTDPDSDAGPYSDAGPDADRADRADPPAGSEGMRWTS; encoded by the coding sequence GGTGTCCGCGCGGGCGTACCGGGAGGGGCATGCGGCCATGGGCTGCCAGGTCGTCCTCCGGGGGCCGGACGGCGTGGACCGACCGGCGGTACGGATGCGGCCGGGCCCGGACTTCGACGACCGGTGGCACAGTGCCGTACAGCCGGACGCGGTGGGTGGCTGGAGCTTCACCGTGCAGGCGTTCGACGATCCGTACCTGAGCTGGCGGGACGCCGTCGTCAAGAAGGTGGACGCCGGGCAGGGGGCGGAGGACCTGGCCAACGACCTGGCCGAGGGTGCCGAGCTGCTGGAAACCGCCGCGGTGGACGTACCGGCGGAGTCCCGGAACCGGGTCCGGGAGGCCGTGGTCGCGTTGCGGGACGGAAAGCGGGACCTGCCGGAGCGGGTCTGGCCCGCGCTGGGGCTGGCCGAACTGCTCTGGGAGCATCCGGTACGGGCGCTGCTCAGCAGCGCGGAGCCGCTGACGCTCTGGGTGGACCGGCCGCGTGCGCTCTTCTCCGCCTGGTACGAGTTCTTTCCGCGCTCGGAGGGCGCGGTGCTGGCGGGGGACGGGCAACCGGCCCGGTCCGGAACCTTCCGGACCGCCCTGGACCGGCTGCCCGGGGTCGCCGCGATGGGGTTCGACGTGCTCTACCTGCCGCCGATCCATCCGATCGGACGGGTCAACCGGAAGGGCCGGAACAACACCCTGGTCGCCGGGGCGGACGACGTCGGGTCGCCGTGGGCGATCGGGGCGGCCGAGGGCGGGCACGACGCGATCCATCCCGACCTGGGTACCGCCGAGGACTTCCGGCGGTTCGTCGCCGCCGCCCGCGAGGTCGGTCTGGAGGTGGCGATGGACCTTGCGCTACAGGCCGCGCCGGACCATCCGTGGGTCGGCGAGCATCCGGAGTGGTTCACCACCCGGGCCGACGGCTCGATCGCGTACGCGGAGAACCCGCCGAAGAAGTACCAGGACATCTATCCGGTCAACTTCGACGACGATCCGGCCGGGATCCGGGCCGAGGTGCTGCGGGTGGTGTTGCACTGGGTCGGCGAGGGCGTGCAGGTCTTCCGGGTCGACAATCCGCACACCAAGCCGTTCGACTTCTGGCACTGGCTGATCGGGGAGGTCAAGCGGCACGATCCGGACGTGATCTTCCTGGCCGAGGCGTTCACCCGACCGGCGCTGATGCACGGGCTGGGCAAGATCGGCTTCACCCAGTCGTACACCTATTTCACCTGGCGGATCAGCCCGGCCGAGCTGCGGGACTACTGCCGGGAGCTGGTCGACGCCGCCGACTACATGCGGCCGAACTTCTGGCCGAACACCCCGGACATCCTGCCCGAGCACCTCCAGCACGGCGGACCGCCGATGTTCAAGATCCGCGCGGTGCTGGCCAGCCTGCTCTCCCCGTCCTGGGGGATCTACGCCGGCTACGAGCTCTTCGAGCACGTACCCCGGCCGGGCGCCGAGGAGTACCTGGACAACGAGAAGTTCGAGCTGCGCCCCCGGGACTGGGCGGCGGCGCAGGCCGACGGCCGGTCACTGGCCCCGTTCATCGCCCGGCTCAACGAGATCCGGCGGGCCAATCCGGCCCTGCACTGGCTGCGCAACCTGCGGTTCCACGAGATCGACAATCCGGCGCTGCTCTGCTGGTCCAAGCGGGATCCGGTGACCGGCAACACCGTACTGGTGGTCTGCTCCGTCGACCCCGCGCAGGTCCAGTGGGGGAACACCGTGCTGGACCTGCCGGCGCTCGGCTTCGACTGGCACGAGCGGTTCACCGTGCACGACGAACTCACCGGCGCCCGGTACGACTGGGGGCAGCACAACGCGGTCCGGCTCGACCCGTACCTCCAGCCAGCACACGTGTTCACGGTGCACCGGCACGGTACGGATCCGGACTCCGACGCCGGACCTTACTCCGACGCCGGCCCGGACGCCGATCGCGCCGATCGCGCCGACCCTCCCGCCGGATCGGAAGGCATGCGATGGACGAGCTGA